The window CGGGCTTGGCGCGGGGTTGCGTGCTGTCCCCGCGCAGTTGGCGGGGCGAGTATCGAGCAGAGCGCAGCCCGCTGTACCGGGACCGCGGCGTCCGGGCAGGtgaagggggcgggggcgcgcTTGTCACCCACTTGGTTTTAAACTGCAAACCCGCCCTGGCGCGCTGCCTGCTCACATCCAAGCACCTGGCGGGATGCGCGTGGACGCGGCGCACGTGCTTTTCCTAATTCATGAACAACCCCAGGTTCCCGTGGAAGTTGCAAGTGGACCCCACGCGGAAGGCCTTCCCTGAAGcatctgagaatcaggtgcccGCGGGGCGTGTCGCCCCCCGACACTTGGGAGCCTGTCGCCCGCACACAGGGCGCCCTCCCGTCCTGAACTGCTGCGTCTTCCTGGGGAACCGGGCATCGGGTGAGTGACCCCTGACGCTGTCGCTGCCCCTTTGTCTAAAGCGTTTTGTTCGTTTCTAAGCAACGCCCCGGCTTCCTGGTGACAGTTTCCACGCAGCGCAACCTTTCCTGGCTTTCAAATCGGGGTGGAGGAGCTCGATTTTTTGTTATTGGTTTTTAATCCAGTTTGGTAAGATGCTTTTCTTTAGCTTGGCCTTTCActctatttgtattttattttatttgttattctgCTAGCAGGATTCATTTCTTggaaaatacactttttaaaaatacatttttattgatctctgagaggaagggagaaggtgagagacagagaaatatccatgatgagagagaatcactgatcggctgcctcctgcacaccccctactggggatcgagcctgaaacccaggcgtgtgcccttgaccagaatctaaccctgacctcctggttcataggtcaacgcgcaaccactgagccacaccgggcggCCGAGTGCGTCATCAGTGCCCTCGACCTCAGGAGGCccagccagcctgtgccctggggTCGGACCAGGCACCCGACTGCGGCCGCGGCGGCTTCCCAGCTGGCGGCTTGCCGGTCTCCCGGGTGGTGTCTGTCCCTGGAGGTCTGCCCCTGTCACGTGGGGTCTGGGCTCTCTGTCCCGTTGAGGTGTAGGGACCCTGGACGTGTCGTGGACGCGAGCCCCGCGTCAGACACCTGTGCTGCGCTGTCCTTCCTAGTCCACACTCACCTCTTCATCTTCTTAacgactttttaaaaaatatatattttattgattttttacagagaggaagggagagggatagagagttagaaacatcggtgagagagaaacatcgatcggctgcctcctgcacacctcccactggggatgtgcccgcaaccaaggtacatgccctcgaccggaatcgaacctggtgttatgggttcactcagcgagatagaccaccgactcagaattcaaatttaagagcctttattaagctggccagctgactacagtcacagcaccctgccgaagcagaggctgaactgcagtgctgaCTACAGGCGTTACAttgtattattaaattctgtggaggcccagagaaaatgtgtctttcaaattctgggccccaatATGGAgaaaactctctttatttatacttttccagtcctttgtctcccagatttggaatgagacttccgggccttctgagatggaaggcctgcgtgctgggaaggggccctgAGACCATaactcaaggcctggcctgatgtcagcaCCTTCCTGTCTGTGTGTTCTAGGACAGCGCGCCCCGCCTGGccgaagtgccagatatgcagcccagcacactgggacctttcagtccgcaggctgacgccctatccactgagccacaccggtcagggcaacgtCTTTTTACAAGAGAAGTTGTTAGTTCTTACGAAACCCAACTCtaggttatttttaaaagcctacgATCGTGTGCATCTGTGTTTTGCAGCCGACTCCTGCCCCCGAGATGGAGAGCGCGGCCTGCCTGTCCCCCGAGGTGGAGCTCCTGGACGTCCCGCTCGTGGAGGACGGTGAGAAAGCGCATCACCGCGGCCGTGCTCGGCGGCCGGAGATGGGACGCGCTTCACGGTCCCGTCGATTCTTGTGGTTTTTTCAGAGGGAGTCGTCTctcttttttggttaatcctcacctgaggatatttttccattgatttttagagaatgggagggagggagggaggaagggagagagagagagagagagagaaacatcgtgtgagagagacacatggattgattgcctctcaCATGCGCTCCCCTAACCggccggggtggagcctggcCCTTCGGggtgcaggccggcgctctaaccgCGGAGCCCACCGGCCAGGCGAGATGTGAGTCTCCTAAACACGGTTGTTTTTTGCAAAGAGGGAGCTGATATTACTCTGTCTTTAGTCGAAACAAAGATAAGCTGTGTCTGCGAGTTTGGAAAGTGGCGGACATTTGCGTCTCAGTTTCCGACGTCTTCACTGAGAAACCTAAGGCCATTCCCATCCTAGTCCTGGGGGTGTGGCCCAGTTGTTTCGGTGGTGGTTGTTGTCTCTCTGATGGTCTGAAGTTTGGGGGGCACTGCTGGGCCCCAGGAAGGACGTGGGTTCCTGGCCCGCCGCCCGCTGGGCGCTGAGCTGGGCTGACCCTCCCTGACCCGTCCGCCCTCCGGCTCTGCCTCCAAGACCGAGCTGCCCCTCCTCACCGCTGAGCCCCCTCCCTGGCAGCTCCCTCCCCGTCGTTTTGTGGAGATTCTCGAAGGAGCGGAGTCGGTCTCCAGCTTTGCCCGCAGCCTGCAGCGATTCCCTAACCTGCTGAACAGCTGTCGGAGGCCCCCCACCCACAAGGGCTTCTGCTGATGTCGGTTATAACTCCCGGTTGCCGCTGCATTAAACACTGAGGCTGAAGATACTGCACTTATGTATTCACTTAGAAGAGCACCATGAGCCCACGAGAAGCGTGCTTGAGCGGAGGCAGCTGGGTTCCCACGCCTGCTGCCATGTCACGTGTCGTGCGGCCTCTGCAAACTGCACCGCACACTCGgggagtggtggggggggagggcctgGAGCCTCGGCCCTCCCCtcggcaaccaatggatgtgtctcttcacgtggatgtttctctgtctcgccccctcccgtccactctctaaaaatcaatggaaaagtatgtCGGGTGAGGACGGACAGCAGCAACAGAAGGCGTGGGAAGACAAATGCATTCGGTATTCTTGTGAAAATGGTCTGGCTCTGCAGACCCCACCCAACGCGGTTCAGGGAGCCCCCGGGTTCCTGGGACCACGCTTGGAGAACCGTTGCTCTGGGGGCGCCATCGCCAGCTTTGCCCACGTTGAGCTTGTCCGGGTTTGTTCTAGAACCTCCCGCTTGAACGTCTCCATGTGCTTTTCTTTGTCCTGACTCTCACCTCGATTTCTAGAGAGAGATGAGCTGGAGGACCCCGAGTTCAAGGTGGAGACCCCTCCTCCAGGGGCTGAGGGCGGTGTCTGCTTGGGGAGCCGGTAGGTGCTGGGGGCACCCCAGGCCCTCGGACccaggggctggctgggctgcgTCCTGCAGGGCGTGCTGGCTGCTCAGCGGCAGTGGTGCCCTCTGCGTTCAGCCCAGGGGGAGCGGCGAAGGCCGAGGCTGGTGAGAAGAGGTCCGTCCTGGACCGGGCCCAGGCGTTGGTCCTGCGCAGGGACTTGGGCCGCCTGGCCCAGCTGCACAAAGAGAAGGACCTCCTCCTCCAGAGAACGCGGTGAGCCTGGCCCGGGGGGGCGTTGGGGGGCGGGCAGacacggggcggggggcgggctgaGGTCCTGGAGGCCGGGGCTGGGCCTCCCTGCTGCCCGGCCACCACCCAGCTTAGCAGCAGTGCCGGTGCCACCCACTGCGTGTCCCCAGCGTCTCTGAGAAACATCGCACTCACGTAAAAGCCGGAAACACTCGCACGGCCGTCACCCCTGTGCAGCCCACGGCCGCTCGTCCCGCCTGTTGGGTGTCGTGTCTGTGGTGCTTCCCGCCGAGGTACCTGGAAGCAAGGTGCGGGCGGCGCGTGCTGGCCCCCGGCCGTCGGTGTCTCCCAGCTCACAGGCCGCCTTTCCCTGTGAGCCTCACCGCGGACACTTCCCACTGACGTTGAGGGAgagtggatgggggggggggggagagacagagagaaacatcatgtgagagagacacagcgaccggttgcctcccgcacccgccccaaccagggccctgggccggggaggagcctgcaaccgagggcaTGTGCCCCGGACCGGAGTGGAATCCGGGACcgcccagtccgcaggccggcgcgcTCTCCACGGGGCCACCCCAGCTGTGGCCACACAATGTTCTTTTGTGCGACCTCAGTACCTACTTCCCCCGAGAGAACCAAGATCCCCGACACCTCGTGGGGCGGCTCCGTGTCTCGGGCGGTGAGAGCTGGTGCCCGGGGTTTGGTTCTGGAGTTTTAACGGAGGCGACGGGCACGGCAGAGCGGCACTAGAGCAGCCCCATCGGTGTGGCTGCCCGGTctgaggcctgtgccctctgggccCTTCCCGTTCACGGTCACCCCCGTGGGCGCAGGCCACACGGGCTCCCGGAGGGGTTCTCGGGAAACAGAAGGAGCAGCCCCTGGCGTGCTTGGCCTCGAGACCCTGGGAACCGGCATGCCCGCCCCTCTGGAGGCCGGGCAGCAGCGGAGGTGCCGGGGAGGGAGGCCGTGCGCACTCCAGCCGTGACCGGtcctgccttcccactgcaggGGGGAGCTGCGCGCCTCCCAGCGGATGGACCTCCTCACCCGGCAGCAGCAGAGGATGAAAGCCAAGGAGGCCAACCACGCGTAGGTCCGGGCCATgcagggggtgggcggggccacgggCAGACACGCCTCCACGCAGCGaagtggcctggccagtgtggcccagtggacagtgtgtcggccctcagactgaagggtcccggctcGATTCCCGGCaagggcttgatccctggcccgggtcagggcgcgtacaggaggcaaccggtcgatgtgtctctcgtgtcgatgtttcgctctgtctctccccctccctcccactcgctttaaaatcaatggaaaaataccctctggcgaggattaacaacaaactgTGAGAACAGACAACCCAGAACGGACTCCAAGCGTCTGGGGGTCACAAGGGCAGGAAGCCAGTGGCCAAGAGGCCCAGGCCGGCGGTCACTTGGAAgcagggggacagggcagggctcCCCGGGGAGGCAACTCCAGGCTGGGACCCCAGTGACAAAAGCGAGCCGCTGGCAGAGACGGGGAAGGAGCATTGTGGGCGCAGAGAGGGGCGTCCTGGGGacctgcagggaggggcagggtgccCTCGGGGCTGGGCCTGCCCAGGTGAGGAGGCCACGCGGGGGTCTCGgccgcccaccccctgccccacccctgcccgctCACCTCTGCAGCGGGATCCGATCTGagatcagggctgggctctgggtcGGCGGCGCCGCAGCCGCAGGAGgccagggaagagagagagagcccacaGCTGGGCTCAGCTGCtgtccttcctcctgcccccagcccgtGGGCCTGCCGCTCCGAGGGGCTCGCGGCGGGGAGCGGCCCCACCTGGAGAAGCGCCGCGGGGCCCAcggggagccggggggggggggcggggggtctccGTGGGGATGGCAGGCCAGGCGAAGGCACCGCTGAGCCTCAGAGGGGCCTGGGGTGCGTGGCCTCCAGGCGCCCGGGGGCCCGGCCCTGACGTGTTCCTGACGCGTTCCGTCCTCCTTCGCTGTGCAGTGCAGCGTGGGCCGCCTCCGGCCGCGTCCCAGGGCCTCCTCTCGGAGCTGGAGGCCGAGAGGGACCCCCAGGCGAGAAGCCAGGCCTCGCCGAGGGAGAGCGCGTGGTGGGCGCTcctgcggggggggcgggggggggggcgccaccACAGTGCCCTCGCCCACACACCGCCCTCCTCCGCCAGGAACGCCGCCTGGCCCGTCACCCCCCTGCAGGGGCAGCCGGAGGGCCCGCAGCCGGCCGCGGAGGAGCGGGAGGCCTCGGGGAGGCGCCTGCGGGAGCAGGCGGCCCAGCAGCTCTCCAAGGAGAAGGAGGCCTGGGGCAAGACGGAGCGGAACCGGCTGCTGAGGGTCAGGTGGGCCGGACgcgggccctgcccctgcccgagTCCCTCTCGTCCACCTCACATCGCTGTCCCTCCCGGACCCCCTTCCCCTCGGGCTCCCCGTCCTCCCGAGGCTCCGCCCTGGGCTCCGAGCGGAGAGCGCCCCCAGGTGTGTCACAGCCAGGGACCCAGCACCCCGCCCGAAGGATGCAcgtcctcctccagcccctgcgcacgcgtgtgtgtgcgtgtgtgcgtgcgtgtgtttatgtgtgcgtgcatgtgtgtgcgcgtgcatgtgtgtgcgtgcgtgtgtgtgcgtgtgtgtgtgtgtgcgcgtgacCACCCTCACCGCTCAGCGGCTCTGTCTCCGTCCACGGgccccactctctaaaaaccaaccCTGGGCCACCCCCTTCTGCCGCCCACGTGGGGCCCAAGCCCAGGTCCGCACCCACGGGGTCCTGGTTCCTGGGCTCCCTCGGCCGGATCCAGGCTCCCGGGGGCTCCACGGCGCTCACGGCCCGCGTCCTGCCGGGGCCGCGGCAAGAGCTGGAGCCGGCCTGTCTCGCAGGAGGTCCACGCACCTGCAGAAGGAGCACGGGCTGCGGCACCTGAAGCTGGTGGAGGACGCCAGGCGGAACCACTGGGTGGCGGTGAAGTTCCTGAAGGCCTCGCTGGGCAGGTAGCGCCctcccggcgggcgggcgggcgggcgggggaggctgGCACGCGGGCGGCCCCGCCTCCATCTGTCCTTGAACCTCACCATCACCCCCAAACGAGAATAAAAGTGTGCGTTTCGCTTCGAGCTGCGTGCCCGCGTGTCCAGAGCAGGGACACGTCGGCTTCGGTCCACGTGGCCTCGGTTCCCTTCCGTCCCACACGCCTGCCTGCGGGCGGCCGTTCACGGTGCCCGCTCCCCAGGGTGCAGGAGCAGGAGCGGCGGCGGGAGCGGGAGGCCCGCGAGCAGGTGCAGAGGCGCATGGACGCCGTGCTGGCCCTGAAGAACAGCATCACGGCCAACCGGGTAggcccccccaccgcccccaccccctccagccgCACCCTCAGGCCCCGTGGGGCGAGCTGTCCGCACCCTGCCCACCTTCCCGaaccccctcccggccccccggcccccccggaAGTGCCCCCCACGTCCTCGTCTCAAGACTCAGTGCTCCCGGGGGACACACCCTGTGTCCGGCCAGCCTCCTCGTCAGGCACAGGTCGGCCGGAGGACAGCAGCACGGCCCGCCCTCCACCGGCCTGGCCCTGTGGGGAGGCCTGTGACCAGGTTCCAGGGGTCgggcctccctggaggaggtgacccCCCGGGGCTCAGCATGTGCAGTTAGGCCAgggaagccgggggggggggggcggggggggggagagcctCTGTAaaggctcagaggcaggagggagcacgggggggggggagcaggtgggcaggAAGAGCAAGGGCGCAGAGGTGAGCGTGGCTCCGTGTGCAGGCGTGCCCATGTGTGTGCaggcgtgcacgtgtgtgtgccgGCGTGCAGGCCCTGCTAGTGCTGTGACCTCTGTGTGTTCTGTCCCAAGGAAACGCTCCGGAAGTTTCAAGcgtggggccaggccagggccgaGCTGGCTGCGCAGAAGGCCCGGGCGGAGAAGCAGGCGATCCTGGCCCAGGGCGGGAACGCTTTCAAGCTCCTCTTCCACCAGCACCGGCGCCAGGAGCTGGAGGCCCAGAAGCGGTGAGGCCCCCAGCGGTGCCGGcctgacggggggcggggggggtgcttCTGCCTCTGCCTGAGCCCCCCCCCGGGACAGGCCTGTGGGATGCAGCCTGAGGCTCCAGTCCCCCTCCACCCGGTCCTGCCAAGCCCTCCCTGCCCGGGCCCCTGGGCtcagggcccagcccctcccacccgtgTGCCCGGGCGCTGCTCCCGccaccagcctcccccacccactctctgtcccttcctgggGCGGAGGCCGCCGGGCTCGTCTTCAGCCTTGGGCACCCCTTTCCGGCCCCCCCAGACCATAGCTCAGCGCGGCTGTCACTCACCCCGAGACAGCCCTTGGGCCCTGCGAGGTCCCCGCCACCGCTCCCGGGCCACACCGGCCCGGAGAGGAGGCCCCACAGGTGGCCCACCCAGGGGTCCTGCAGGAGTGCTCGCTCAGGCCCGGGTTCCTGCCTGTCctgtcctcccacccacccaccccccttcccagcTGCTAGCATCCACCCAGGTGTGGCCTCCTGGTCCGCTCCCCGGGACAGCGGCTCTTGTCCAGGCATCTTGGTGCCTGAgcatcaccccacccccaggcccttcgtctggggcagaagggggggcaggaggagcagctgGAGGGAGCGGGCGCGTGCGGAGCCTCAGGCCCTGAtgctgcctcctgtgtgtgcgCCTCAGTGGGGCTCCCCGGCGCCAGCAGGAAGCTCAGGAGGGGCGAGGCCCCTGTTTGCTGTGGGGACTGGACGGGGTGGAGGTTCGAGTCCTGGGCTCCCCGGAGCAGGGGGCCCAGCCGCCCGCCTGCTCCGAGCCGCCGCCCTCCCCAGCGCCTTCGAGGAGGGGCAGACGCTCAGGAAGCACGAGATTGTGGGTCGGCTT is drawn from Myotis daubentonii chromosome 3, mMyoDau2.1, whole genome shotgun sequence and contains these coding sequences:
- the LOC132231777 gene encoding cilia- and flagella-associated protein 74-like — its product is MESAACLSPEVELLDVPLVEDERDELEDPEFKVETPPPGAEGGVCLGSRPGGAAKAEAGEKRSVLDRAQALVLRRDLGRLAQLHKEKDLLLQRTRGELRASQRMDLLTRQQQRMKAKEANHA